From the genome of Tepidisphaeraceae bacterium, one region includes:
- a CDS encoding GntR family transcriptional regulator gives MPLQTDNDIITGETAGGRALRSLRRWIEEGLFVPGGRVPSEEALSQRLGVARMTVRGALRQLESEGLVRVEGRGRVLTDKAGPVEVRGIMGDTIAILADPPSPDAPLRPQPGFSHHISLGAVEAIRGAELHALTLQPNRLDGARLRRLLHERPRGVIAFRYDGGSMARRDVLSAVVAAGVPAVVYGHDPSVDEFDTVSSDHESGEYQLTRFLIGRGCRRILRCWDSPDTPGRLAWVARRDAGYERAMREARLDVLPPLGFSRSPDYGIESLRHRFETTKRLLAGYLADHLLGPNPVDALMVLTDAQVLPVAAACRVLGKDPRRDVTIVGYDNYWSGAAEREWEPTVPAATVDKLNPKIGRALVDMILARGRGELPAGPQHALVEPELVVVEPAAGDRTA, from the coding sequence ATGCCGTTGCAAACTGATAACGACATTATTACGGGTGAGACCGCGGGGGGGCGAGCGTTGCGGTCGTTGCGCCGCTGGATTGAGGAAGGGTTGTTTGTGCCTGGCGGTCGCGTGCCGTCCGAAGAGGCGCTGTCCCAGCGGTTGGGGGTTGCGCGGATGACCGTGCGGGGGGCGTTAAGGCAACTCGAGTCAGAGGGACTGGTGCGGGTCGAAGGGCGGGGGCGGGTTCTCACCGACAAGGCCGGGCCGGTAGAGGTGCGGGGGATCATGGGCGACACGATCGCCATTCTCGCCGATCCTCCGTCGCCGGACGCGCCTCTGCGGCCGCAGCCGGGCTTCAGTCATCATATTAGTCTTGGTGCCGTCGAGGCGATCCGCGGTGCAGAGTTGCACGCCCTGACGTTGCAGCCCAACCGTTTGGACGGCGCGCGCCTGCGTCGCCTGCTGCACGAGCGCCCGCGCGGGGTGATCGCTTTTCGCTATGACGGCGGGTCGATGGCCCGTCGAGACGTGCTGAGCGCAGTGGTGGCCGCGGGTGTGCCTGCGGTTGTGTACGGGCACGATCCATCGGTCGACGAGTTCGACACGGTCAGTTCCGACCACGAGTCGGGCGAGTATCAGTTGACGCGATTCCTGATCGGTCGGGGTTGCCGCCGAATACTTCGATGTTGGGACTCTCCCGATACGCCGGGCCGGCTGGCTTGGGTCGCGCGCCGGGATGCTGGTTACGAGCGGGCGATGCGGGAAGCGCGACTCGATGTGTTGCCGCCACTGGGCTTTTCCAGGTCGCCCGATTACGGGATCGAATCGCTGCGCCACCGGTTCGAGACCACCAAGCGCCTTTTGGCGGGGTATCTGGCGGATCACCTCCTGGGGCCCAATCCGGTGGACGCGCTGATGGTGCTGACCGATGCGCAGGTCCTGCCTGTGGCCGCGGCCTGCCGCGTGCTCGGGAAGGATCCGCGTCGCGACGTGACGATCGTGGGCTACGACAACTATTGGTCTGGTGCCGCAGAGCGTGAGTGGGAGCCGACGGTCCCCGCGGCGACGGTCGACAAACTGAACCCGAAGATCGGTCGCGCCCTAGTGGACATGATTCTGGCCCGCGGACGTGGTGAACTGCCGGCGGGACCGCAGCACGCGCTGGTCGAGCCCGAGTTGGTGGTGGTCGAACCGGCGGCGGGAGACCGGACGGCTTGA